In Candidatus Neomarinimicrobiota bacterium, one genomic interval encodes:
- a CDS encoding FtsX-like permease family protein: protein MFQFLMKGMLRDRHRSLLPSIVVTLGVFLTVFMYAYMKGIMGDMLNNSARMESGHVKITSLAYRGEVDILPNDLAMEDGAGMLVMLRNNYPELSWSERLKFGGLLDAFDENRETRAQVGVGGIGIDFFGPDDADRTRWDLETGLRAGTLPQQSGDILMAELLAKQMEISVGDDVTLISATVNGSMSLQNFHVAGLIHFGTPPLDRSMIMADIGDVKQMLDMGDWSSEILGFFPLSYYDDALAAALVDTFNTMHCDPLFMDNDSMAFVANLEHDEHIDRFAPYMVTMLDDSNMREYYGYTTKAGSIVSMVMIFAMGIVLWNTGLMGAIRRYAEMGLRLAVGESKGHVYRSLIIESIGVGVLGTLIGTAMGLAASYWLQEVGINFGDMMNNGTMLMPTIVRARITPEAFYIGFFPGVLATLLGAALSGLRIFKRDTSSLFKELET from the coding sequence ATGTTTCAATTTTTAATGAAAGGGATGCTGCGAGACAGGCATCGCAGTCTACTTCCCAGCATCGTCGTTACCCTGGGTGTTTTTCTAACCGTCTTCATGTATGCCTACATGAAAGGTATCATGGGAGATATGCTCAATAACAGTGCTCGTATGGAATCAGGTCATGTGAAGATTACGTCACTGGCTTACCGCGGCGAGGTTGATATTTTACCAAATGATCTAGCCATGGAAGACGGAGCTGGGATGCTGGTTATGCTCCGAAATAACTATCCCGAACTCAGTTGGTCAGAACGGCTGAAATTTGGTGGTCTGTTGGACGCTTTTGATGAAAATCGTGAAACCAGAGCTCAGGTAGGAGTCGGTGGTATTGGCATTGACTTCTTCGGTCCTGACGATGCCGATAGGACGAGGTGGGACCTTGAGACAGGCCTCAGAGCCGGGACCCTTCCACAACAGTCTGGCGATATTCTCATGGCTGAACTTCTAGCCAAACAAATGGAAATATCTGTTGGTGATGATGTCACCTTGATCTCAGCCACCGTGAATGGCTCCATGAGTTTACAAAACTTCCATGTTGCCGGGTTGATCCATTTTGGAACACCTCCCCTGGATCGCAGCATGATCATGGCAGATATCGGTGATGTAAAACAGATGCTGGATATGGGCGACTGGAGTTCAGAAATCCTGGGTTTCTTTCCCCTGTCTTATTATGATGATGCATTGGCAGCTGCTCTTGTTGACACTTTTAACACAATGCATTGTGATCCCCTGTTCATGGATAATGATTCTATGGCCTTTGTTGCGAATCTGGAACATGATGAACACATCGATCGTTTTGCCCCCTATATGGTAACTATGCTGGATGATTCCAATATGCGAGAATACTATGGCTATACGACAAAGGCAGGGAGTATTGTGAGTATGGTGATGATCTTTGCCATGGGAATCGTGCTATGGAACACTGGTCTTATGGGTGCTATTCGCCGTTATGCTGAAATGGGTTTACGTCTGGCTGTGGGTGAATCCAAAGGTCACGTATACCGTAGTCTCATTATTGAAAGCATCGGTGTGGGTGTGCTTGGGACACTGATTGGGACAGCAATGGGGTTAGCTGCTAGCTACTGGCTACAAGAGGTAGGCATTAACTTTGGGGATATGATGAATAATGGCACCATGCTGATGCCAACAATTGTTCGGGCTCGCATAACTCCTGAAGCCTTTTATATCGGATTTTTCCCTGGTGTATTGGCTACCCTGTTGGGGGCTGCACTCTCTGGCCTGAGAATTTTTAAACGTGATACATCAAGCCTGTTTAAGGAATTAGAAACATGA
- a CDS encoding FtsX-like permease family protein, protein MVLFKLAWRNLVGAGLRTWLNVLVLALAFILMIWGKSVVDGMAYQLYDAMTNIEFGKGGQVWNSEYDPLDPLTIEDAHSPYPEELKALIKSDDAAAILIRQGTIYPEGRMQTILVKGINPNQKVMDLPTNQIVAGATGLTPALIGQKMADKTGLESGDLLTVRWRDVAGTFDAREIEIVHVMNTVVQTVDRNQIWIPISDLQNMSRMEGEATIIALTEPFEGTPKSPAWVYHDLDFLLRDTKDMITAKNVGGDIMYGILFAIALLAIFDTQVLSIFRRKKEMGTLMAMGLTRAKVIGLFTIEGSLHGILAFTAGFIFGFPLFYYMAVHGYAIPGGTEDFGMALGNRIYAKYGAGLVVGTTSLLFATVVLVSWLPTRRISKLAPTDALRGK, encoded by the coding sequence ATGGTACTATTTAAACTCGCATGGCGAAATCTGGTTGGAGCCGGTTTACGAACCTGGCTTAATGTACTCGTTCTGGCACTGGCATTTATTCTCATGATCTGGGGTAAAAGTGTTGTGGATGGTATGGCGTATCAGCTCTATGATGCCATGACCAATATTGAGTTCGGCAAAGGTGGGCAAGTTTGGAATAGTGAGTATGATCCATTAGATCCACTTACTATTGAAGATGCGCATTCGCCCTACCCTGAAGAATTAAAAGCCTTGATTAAATCAGATGATGCAGCAGCAATACTGATACGTCAGGGCACAATTTATCCAGAGGGTCGCATGCAAACCATCTTGGTCAAGGGCATAAATCCCAATCAGAAAGTGATGGATCTGCCTACCAACCAAATTGTCGCAGGCGCAACAGGGCTTACACCAGCTCTCATTGGACAAAAGATGGCCGACAAAACCGGTCTTGAATCAGGTGACCTACTCACAGTACGCTGGCGCGATGTTGCAGGGACCTTTGATGCTCGCGAGATAGAGATTGTCCATGTCATGAACACTGTGGTCCAAACGGTGGATAGAAATCAAATATGGATACCAATCTCAGATTTGCAGAATATGTCACGTATGGAAGGTGAAGCCACTATTATCGCGCTCACCGAACCATTTGAAGGCACTCCCAAAAGTCCTGCCTGGGTATACCATGATCTTGACTTTTTGCTCAGGGATACCAAGGACATGATCACTGCTAAGAACGTAGGCGGCGATATCATGTATGGTATTCTCTTTGCCATTGCTCTCCTGGCAATTTTCGATACACAAGTGCTTTCCATTTTCAGGCGAAAGAAAGAAATGGGCACACTCATGGCCATGGGGCTTACCCGTGCCAAAGTAATTGGTCTGTTCACTATCGAAGGCAGTCTGCATGGTATTCTGGCATTTACCGCAGGATTCATTTTTGGCTTCCCACTCTTCTATTATATGGCTGTGCATGGCTATGCTATTCCAGGTGGTACTGAAGACTTCGGCATGGCGTTGGGAAATAGAATCTACGCTAAATATGGTGCAGGATTGGTTGTTGGGACCACCTCTTTACTCTTTGCCACCGTGGTTCTGGTAAGCTGGCTCCCCACCCGCAGGATTTCCAAACTTGCACCAACTGACGCACTGAGAGGGAAATAG
- a CDS encoding ABC transporter ATP-binding protein, translating to MKNGMLIQTQGLVKRYPVGTGHFTALKGVDFNVDAGEFVGIVGPSGSGKTTLLNIIGALDAASEGKVEVLGKDLATLSGAQAAHHRSAFLGFIFQTYNLLPVYTVFENVEFPLLLLTIGKEERKKMVMEALEWLGIADKADSRPKTLSGGESQRVAIARAMVKKPQLVLADEPTANLDTKNSHHILDTMLKLNKDLGTTFVFATHDEKVISYLKRKVTLVDGAIQSDETTA from the coding sequence ATGAAGAATGGAATGCTGATCCAAACACAAGGACTTGTGAAACGCTATCCCGTTGGAACCGGTCACTTCACGGCTCTCAAAGGGGTCGATTTCAATGTTGATGCAGGTGAATTTGTAGGTATAGTCGGACCTTCTGGATCTGGCAAAACGACCCTGCTAAACATCATTGGAGCGTTGGATGCTGCCTCTGAAGGAAAAGTCGAGGTTCTGGGAAAAGACCTGGCCACACTTTCAGGAGCCCAAGCTGCCCATCACCGAAGTGCTTTTTTAGGATTTATCTTTCAGACCTATAATCTCCTTCCCGTTTACACGGTATTTGAGAACGTGGAATTTCCATTACTGCTACTGACCATAGGTAAAGAAGAACGTAAAAAAATGGTTATGGAAGCCCTGGAATGGCTAGGCATTGCGGACAAAGCAGACAGCAGGCCCAAAACGCTATCGGGAGGAGAAAGTCAACGGGTGGCTATTGCCAGAGCCATGGTAAAGAAACCTCAACTCGTTCTGGCGGACGAGCCCACTGCCAATCTGGATACAAAGAATAGCCATCATATTTTGGACACCATGCTGAAGCTGAATAAGGATCTTGGAACTACCTTTGTTTTCGCTACCCATGATGAAAAAGTCATCAGCTACCTCAAACGAAAAGTAACTCTGGTAGATGGTGCCATTCAGTCAGATGAAACAACAGCCTAA